From Mytilus edulis chromosome 8, xbMytEdul2.2, whole genome shotgun sequence, one genomic window encodes:
- the LOC139485406 gene encoding acid-sensing ion channel 4-like isoform X2: MIRYTTEMVFNTNIVEEFKNTSSIHGLSRFGGPELYSRRKLIWIILVLAAASGLFIFVILEFLHLSHNPTITSFTTSIQETIDFPAVTVCNLNQVKSTVLDCFSEEDKVEASKTFYALSELSIILEHFGLRSTNKPIPGDVLYSCARNHSHQIGDMIRYCHFKQELIDCNDIFTPIMTELGVCYTFNKDAQMVAESVGETAGLRFFVNIQQDLYFFSSTIQAGVKVVLHDPSEEPLPSLRGFLVGPGLSAGCSIRKTKVITLPSPYGSCREVSDRLSGIGTYSELTCFKHCLDDYLVQKCGCRHLFSNGKAEFCDSQQLMDCYAEYQKNISRNSDFLHNCSCPPNCETIKYETSLSYAAFTSNFIASYLSNQSILPNEDYLRNFIDLRLFYNSMIEEATEEVPEKTVGSILGTVGGQMGMFIGASILSIVEIIEFFCLLMTKGSQKVANSKRRKLDESTDHIDETENTSKM; this comes from the exons ATGATAAGGTATACAACAGAAATGGTCTTTAATACTAACATTGTAGAGGAATTTAAGAATACTTCTTCAATCCATGGACTATCAAGATTCGGAGGACCAGAATTATACTCTAGACGCAA GCTAATATGGATTATTTTGGTCCTGGCGGCAGCCTCTGGACTTTTTATATTTGTGATATTAGAATTTCTCCATCTTTCACACAACCCTACCATCACAAGTTTTACAACATCTATACAAGAAACCATTGACTTCCCTGCAGTTACTGTGTGTAACTTGAACCAAGTAAAAAGTACCGTGTTAGATTGTTTTTCAGAAGAGGATAAAGTGGAGGCATCTAAGACATTCTACGCTCTCAGTGAACTTTCAATTATCTTAGAGCATTTCGGGCTACGGTCGACTAACAAACCGATCCCAGGGGATGTACTATACAGCTGTGCACGGAATCATTCTCATCAGATTGGAGACATGATCAGATATTGTCATTTCAAACAAGAGCTCATTGACTGTAATGATATCTTTACTCCTATAATGACAGAACTTGGTGTGTGTTATACTTTTAATAAAGATGCACAGATGGTGGCAGAGTCTGTTGGAGAAACGGCCGGTCTGAGATTCTTTGTTAATATTCAACAAGacttatatttcttttcttcaacTATACAAGCTGGTGTAAAG GTTGTACTTCATGATCCATCAGAAGAGCCATTGCCATCGTTAAGAGGATTTCTAGTTGGTCCAGGCCTATCTGCGGGATGTTCTATAAGGAAAACCAAG GTGATTACACTTCCAAGTCCATATGGTAGTTGCCGAGAAGTTTCTGATAGATTATCAGGAATTGGTACATATTCAGAGCTGACGTGTTTTAAACATTGTTTGGACGACTATCTCGTACAAAAATGTGGTTGCAGACATTTATTTTCGAATG gTAAAGCAGAGTTTTGTGACAGTCAACAACTGATGGATTGTTATGCCGAGTACCAAA AAAACATATCCCGGAATTCAGATTTCTTACACAATTGCTCGTGTCCACCAAACTGTGAGACGATAAAGTACGAGACTTCACTGTCATATGCTGCATTCACTTCCAACTTCATAGCTTCGTACTTATCCAACCAATCTATTCTACCAAATGAGGATTATTTAAG AAATTTCATCGATTTGCGTCTCTTTTACAATTCGATGATAGAGGAAGCTACGGAAGAGGTTCCAGAAAAGACAGTTGGTAGTATTTTAg GGACGGTTGGTGGACAGATGGGAATGTTCATAGGAGCCAGCATCCTGTCAATTGTAGAGATCATAGAATTTTTCTGTTTACTGATGACTAAAGGAAGTCAAAAGGTTGCCAATTCGAAAAGAAGAAAATTGGATGAATCTACTGATCATATAGATGAAACTGAAAATACTAGTAAAATGTGA
- the LOC139485406 gene encoding acid-sensing ion channel 1A-like isoform X1: MIRYTTEMVFNTNIVEEFKNTSSIHGLSRFGGPELYSRRKLIWIILVLAAASGLFIFVILEFLHLSHNPTITSFTTSIQETIDFPAVTVCNLNQVKSTVLDCFSEEDKVEASKTFYALSELSIILEHFGLRSTNKPIPGDVLYSCARNHSHQIGDMIRYCHFKQELIDCNDIFTPIMTELGVCYTFNKDAQMVAESVGETAGLRFFVNIQQDLYFFSSTIQAGVKVVLHDPSEEPLPSLRGFLVGPGLSAGCSIRKTKVITLPSPYGSCREVSDRLSGIGTYSELTCFKHCLDDYLVQKCGCRHLFSNGKAEFCDSQQLMDCYAEYQKNISRNSDFLHNCSCPPNCETIKYETSLSYAAFTSNFIASYLSNQSILPNEDYLSRNFIDLRLFYNSMIEEATEEVPEKTVGSILGTVGGQMGMFIGASILSIVEIIEFFCLLMTKGSQKVANSKRRKLDESTDHIDETENTSKM, translated from the exons ATGATAAGGTATACAACAGAAATGGTCTTTAATACTAACATTGTAGAGGAATTTAAGAATACTTCTTCAATCCATGGACTATCAAGATTCGGAGGACCAGAATTATACTCTAGACGCAA GCTAATATGGATTATTTTGGTCCTGGCGGCAGCCTCTGGACTTTTTATATTTGTGATATTAGAATTTCTCCATCTTTCACACAACCCTACCATCACAAGTTTTACAACATCTATACAAGAAACCATTGACTTCCCTGCAGTTACTGTGTGTAACTTGAACCAAGTAAAAAGTACCGTGTTAGATTGTTTTTCAGAAGAGGATAAAGTGGAGGCATCTAAGACATTCTACGCTCTCAGTGAACTTTCAATTATCTTAGAGCATTTCGGGCTACGGTCGACTAACAAACCGATCCCAGGGGATGTACTATACAGCTGTGCACGGAATCATTCTCATCAGATTGGAGACATGATCAGATATTGTCATTTCAAACAAGAGCTCATTGACTGTAATGATATCTTTACTCCTATAATGACAGAACTTGGTGTGTGTTATACTTTTAATAAAGATGCACAGATGGTGGCAGAGTCTGTTGGAGAAACGGCCGGTCTGAGATTCTTTGTTAATATTCAACAAGacttatatttcttttcttcaacTATACAAGCTGGTGTAAAG GTTGTACTTCATGATCCATCAGAAGAGCCATTGCCATCGTTAAGAGGATTTCTAGTTGGTCCAGGCCTATCTGCGGGATGTTCTATAAGGAAAACCAAG GTGATTACACTTCCAAGTCCATATGGTAGTTGCCGAGAAGTTTCTGATAGATTATCAGGAATTGGTACATATTCAGAGCTGACGTGTTTTAAACATTGTTTGGACGACTATCTCGTACAAAAATGTGGTTGCAGACATTTATTTTCGAATG gTAAAGCAGAGTTTTGTGACAGTCAACAACTGATGGATTGTTATGCCGAGTACCAAA AAAACATATCCCGGAATTCAGATTTCTTACACAATTGCTCGTGTCCACCAAACTGTGAGACGATAAAGTACGAGACTTCACTGTCATATGCTGCATTCACTTCCAACTTCATAGCTTCGTACTTATCCAACCAATCTATTCTACCAAATGAGGATTATTTAAG TAGAAATTTCATCGATTTGCGTCTCTTTTACAATTCGATGATAGAGGAAGCTACGGAAGAGGTTCCAGAAAAGACAGTTGGTAGTATTTTAg GGACGGTTGGTGGACAGATGGGAATGTTCATAGGAGCCAGCATCCTGTCAATTGTAGAGATCATAGAATTTTTCTGTTTACTGATGACTAAAGGAAGTCAAAAGGTTGCCAATTCGAAAAGAAGAAAATTGGATGAATCTACTGATCATATAGATGAAACTGAAAATACTAGTAAAATGTGA
- the LOC139484037 gene encoding uncharacterized protein F54H12.2-like — translation MSLLTKDNFIEAQPSELQIFEIPPYQVGVESITYEECRPVSQITAYNPIEFDLCANNGMDYIDLKRSKLYVKLKVKKANGEDLQDGDTVGPVNLFLQSLWSQLDVYIQGQMVTSSNTYYPYKCMMKTLLQYGQDAKSTQLSSSLYLKDRYGHMDEISTNTGLYERRKFISNSKTLEMEGPIFSDIFEMDRYLLNMLSLKLKLYRNDPSFCLMSGEIDTNYHISLEDVVIKLCKIRPNPAIIVAHSEALKTTNAKYPFTKTIMKNFTIMQGSTSLIVENVFQDVKPKSIVLGLVSSTAMSGAYTKNPFNFMNYDLKQVTLFCDGIPVDGIPLKLDFNENSGATNVSPYVKMFETRGKWMLDTGNEITRAEFNNGYTLLCFNLEPFFSDTKYLSLLKQGNIRLECQFGTPLPETAALLSLAENYGYFEITENRQIKIEH, via the coding sequence ATGTCCTTGTTAACAAAAGATAATTTTATTGAAGCACAACCCTCAGAGTTACAGATTTTTGAGATACCTCCATATCAAGTAGGTGTTGAAAGTATAACATACGAGGAATGTAGACCTGTTAGTCAAATAACCGCTTACAATCCTATAGAATTCGATTTATGTGCAAACAATGGTATGGACTATATTGATCTTAAAAGATCAAAACTATACGTGAAATTAAAAGTGAAAAAAGCAAATGGTGAGGATTTACAAGATGGCGATACGGTAGGACCTGTGAACTTATTTTTACAGTCGCTTTGGTCGCAATTGGATGTTTATATACAAGGACAAATGGTAACGTCTAGTAATACGTATTACCCGTataaatgtatgatgaaaacgtTACTACAGTATGGCCAGGACGCAAAGAGTACACAATTATCTTCTAGTCTATACTTAAAAGATAGATATGGTCACATGGATGAAATATCGACAAACACTGGACTGTATGAACGCAGAAAATTTATTTCTAATTCAAAAACATTAGAAATGGAGGGACCAATTTTTTCCGATATCTTTGAGATGGATAGATACCTGTTAAATATGTTATCCCTTAAACTAAAACTATACCGCAACGATCCAAGTTTTTGTTTGATGTCTGGAGAAATTGATACCAACTACCATATTTCTTTGGAAGATGTCGTGATCAAGCTTTGCAAGATCAGACCTAACCCAGCTATAATTGTCGCTCATTCAGAAGCTTTAAAGACAACAAATGCTAAGTATCCTTTCACAAAAACTATAATGAAGAATTTTACAATCATGCAAGGAAGCACCTCGTTAATCGTAGAAAATGTTTTCCAAGATGTGAAACCGAAAAGTATTGTGCTCGGATTGGTTTCTTCAACTGCTATGTCTGGAGCATATACAAAAAACCCATTCAACTTTATGAATTATGATTTAAAACAGGTGACTTTGTTTTGTGACGGAATACCAGTTGATGGCATACCACTCAAACTTGATTTCAACGAGAATAGTGGTGCAACGAACGTTTCCCCCTATGTAAAAATGTTCGAAACACGAGGCAAGTGGATGTTGGATACGGGGAATGAAATAACACGGGCTGAATTCAACAATGGATATACACTTCTATGCTTCAACTTAGAACCATTCTTTTCGGATACCAAATATCTTTCACTACTGAAGCAGGGAAACATACGTTTGGAATGTCAGTTCGGTACGCCATTACCAGAAACAGCTGCCTTACTGAGTTTAGCTGAAAACTATGGATACTTTGAAATAACTGAGAATCGACAAATAAAGATTGAACACTAA
- the LOC139484039 gene encoding uncharacterized protein: protein MENYNQHMIDQLVKVIPQDVLQKLQQLSAQDFNAVLQSVKQQNPTEKQLDQSTMGKDGSVTNEDNVSNFECQTCGMRYARKDHLIRHQQNHSNINYECEHCGFTTKRKDVLTKHMKRKHDVKKNVQKEDDIQPPRKRQRIEDVDQLPEERVCNAREKRSLTTTALNDGVENIQLQPSNNEERYDLMLFFKEKQVDIVQILEDRLLRNNIKFYMSVHVRMIKYSPDGKYDEAEPHFNSKVSTILQSGVSEIPHELNKGFQKVFISFEEFIKNGSGWQLEEVLQLDLCVTKYKPLKGGSYLELPTSLKRSNCILNIQNLDNKCFLWTVLSSMHNFQQNPENVENYVPFVNSVNMTGIEYPTPLSQISQFEKQNTTISVNIFGYEEGEIYPLYITKKTFCHHVNILYLKENNKSHYVLINNFNRFLSRTKKHREEHFFCYLCLQGFTDKCKLERHKADCGKFDFQKITLPKEGEVLEFKEYAKTARIPFVIYADFECLTRKVDTCHPNPNMSSTTTYQQMEPYSFGYQRVSIDKRYDKPPVIYRGPDVVENFIRHLLEEEKEIRDILSRIEPMIITEYDKLDYKYAKKCYVCKKAFSSKNYKVKEHDHVTGSIRGISCNNCNLQIKIPKFIPVVIHNLKGFDANLIMSKIGKFKEQDITVIPHSKEKYMSFSIGNLRFIDSLQFLNSSLATLTKNLADEGLKHFNYLSKTFPDPDVFSLLLRKGVFPYDYVDTEQKLEKPCLPSKEDFFNKLGDTHISDEDYQFAQTVWDKLKVKTLGEYSDVYLKMDVALLADVFEKFRDISLHDYDLDPCHYFTTPGFSWSAMLKKTGIVLDLITDIDMMLFVEKGIRGGVSSIFHRYAKANNPYLFDTHEPTEPTSYLSYLDANNLYGWSMSQCLPYGHFNWLTEEEKIKLDITKLKADGSDGYIFEVDLEYPSSLHSSHSDFPLAPERKHIQVEHLSPYSKELLPNLTGKQCLTKIEKLVPNLYDKEKYIVHYRNLQLYVELGMKIKKIHRVLKFKQSPWLKKYIDFNTEKRKIAKNEFEKCLYKLMNNSIFGRTLLNTRKHKDVKLCHTEEKLNKETAKPSYASCKIFNEHLVAVEKKRVNVLMKQPIYVGFCILDLSKFLMYDFHYNHMKSLYGDKIRVCFSDTDSFLYHVETEDVYEDMHQYQDMYDTSDYPPEHFLHDTENKKVIGKFKDETSGTPISEFVGLRSKMYSFSFEGGEKHTAKGVTKTASRKLKHEMYKNCLFDKTVTRSEMNIIRSESHVLYSKTINKKSLVPFDDKRWILNDGVTTRAFGHKDNI, encoded by the coding sequence ATGGAAAATTATAACCAACACATGATTGACCAACTGGTAAAAGTTATTCCACAAGATGTGTTACAGAAGTTACAGCAACTGTCAGCGCAGGATTTTAATGCAGTCTTACAATCAGTAAAGCAGCAAAATCCAACTGAAAAACAACTTGATCAATCTACTATGGGAAAAGATGGCAGTGTAACAAATGAAgataatgtatcaaattttgagTGTCAAACATGCGGTATGAGGTATGCAAGAAAAGATCATTTAATTCGACACCAACAGAACCATTCGAATATAAACTATGAATGTGAACATTGTGGTTTCACCACGAAAAGAAAAGATGTTTTAACTAAACATATGAAGAGAAAACATGATGTAAAGAAAAACGTACAGAAGGAAGACGACATACAACCCCCACGTAAACGCCAGAGGATAGAAGATGTTGACCAACTTCCCGAGGAACGAGTATGCAATGCAAGAGAGAAAAGATCGTTAACAACAACAGCTCTGAACGATGGTGTGGAAAATATTCAATTACAACCCAGCAACAACGAAGAAAGATATGACTTGatgttatttttcaaagaaaaacaagtGGATATTGTACAAATATTAGAGGACAGGCTTCTTAGaaataatataaagttttatatgaGTGTACATGTAAGAATGATTAAATATTCACCAGATGGAAAATACGACGAAGCTGAACCGCATTTCAATAGTAAAGTGAGTACCATTTTACAATCTGGTGTTAGTGAAATACCTCATGAGTTGAATAAAGGATTTCAAAAAGTATTCATTTCTTTCGAAGAATTCATCAAGAATGGGAGTGGATGGCAACTTGAAGAGGTTTTACAACTCGATCTGTGCGTCACAAAGTACAAACCGTTAAAAGGAGGTAGTTATTTGGAACTACCAACATCACTCAAAAGATCGAACTGTATACTCAACATTCAGAACTtggacaacaaatgttttttatgGACTGTTCTTTCCAGTATGCATAACTTTCAACAAAATCCAGAAAATGTAGAGAATTATGTTCCATTTGTTAACTCAGTTAACATGACTGGTATCGAGTATCCCACTCCGTTATCTCAAATATCACAATTCGAAAAACAGAATACCACTATTTCAGTTAATATTTTTGGATACGAAGAAGGAGAAATCTACCCGTTATACATCACAAAGAAAACCTTCTGTCATCATgtgaatatattatatttaaaagaaaacaacaaaagtcATTATGTACTGATAAACAACTTTAACAGGTTTTTATCGAGGACAAAGAAACATCGTgaggaacattttttttgttatctttgcTTGCAAGGATTTACTGATAAATGCAAACTAGAGAGGCATAAAGCAGACTGTGGAAAatttgattttcagaaaattaCACTTCCCAAGGAGGGAGAAGTTCTGGAATTCAAAGAATATGCGAAAACCGCCCGAATTCCGTTTGTAATCTATGCTGATTTTGAGTGTTTAACAAGGAAAGTCGATACTTGTCATCCGAATCCAAACATGTCAAGTACAACTACATACCAACAAATGGAACCGTACAGTTTTGGGTATCAAAGAGTGTCAATTGATAAGCGATACGACAAACCACCCGTCATATACCGTGGACCTGATGTTGTGGAGAACTTTATCCGTCATCTTCTTGAAGAGGAGAAAGAAATTAGAGACATACTTAGCCGCATCGAGCCAATGATAATAACTGAGTATGATAAATTAGActacaaatatgccaaaaaatgttatGTATGTAAAAAAGCTTTCAGCAGCAAAAATTACAAAGTCAAGGAACACGACCACGTGACTGGGTCCATTCGTGGCATTTCTTGTAATAACTGCAATTTACAGATCAAAATACCGAAATTTATACCTGTTGTTATTCATAATTTGAAAGGATTTGATGCAAATCTCATCATGAGTAAAATAGGAAAGTTTAAGGAACAAGACATCACTGTTATTCCACACAGCAAAGAAAAATATATGTCATTTTCTATAGGAAATCTCCGCTTTATCGattctttgcaatttttaaacAGTTCACTGGCAACTTTAACAAAAAATCTAGCTGACGAAGGACTAAAACATTTCAATTACTTATCTAAAACTTTTCCGGATCCAGATGTATTTTCTCTATTGCTGCGAAAAGGAGTATTCCCCTATGATTATGTCGATACCGAGCAGAAATTGGAAAAACCTTGTTTACCATccaaagaagatttttttaacaaattaggAGACACTCACATATCTGATGAAGATTATCAATTTGCGCAAACAGTGTGGGACAAACTGAAAGTAAAAACATTGGGGGAATACTCCGATGTGTATCTTAAAATGGATGTAGCTCTTTTGGCAgatgtttttgaaaaatttagagACATTTCTTTACACGACTATGATTTGGATCCGTGTCATTATTTCACCACCCCCGGATTTAGTTGGAGTGCCATGCTGAAGAAAACTGGAATTGTACTCGATTTAATCACTGATATAGATATGATGCTGTTTGTAGAGAAGGGAATACGAGGCGGTGTATCTAGTATTTTTCATCGATATGCTAAAGCAAACAATCCATACTTATTCGATACGCATGAACCAACTGAACCTACTTCCTATTTATCTTATTTAGACgcaaataatttatatggttGGAGCATGTCTCAATGTCTTCCGTATGGTCATTTCAACTGGCTTACCGAGGAGGAGAAAATAAAATTAGATATCACAAAATTAAAAGCTGACGGTTCAGACGGATACATTTTCGAAGTTGACCTTGAATATCCTTCGTCACTTCATTCTTCTCATTCGGATTTTCCCTTAGCTCCAGAAAGAAAACATATTCAAGTAGAACATTTATCTCCATATTCAAAGGAATTATTACCAAATTTAACTGGAAAACAGTGTTTAACAAAGATTGAAAAACTCGTTCCTAACCTATACGACAAGGAAAAATACATAGTGCATTATAGAAACTTACAACTATACGTAGAGTTAGGAATGAAGATCAAAAAGATACACAGAGTACTCAAGTTTAAACAAAGCCCCTGGTTGAAGAAGTACATAGACTTTAACACCGAAAAAAGGAAAATTGCAAAGAATGAATTTGAGAAATGTTTATATAAGCTGatgaataattcaatttttggtCGGACTCTCCTCAATACACGCAAGCATAAAGATGTGAAACTTTGTCACACGGAAGAGAAACTTAATAAAGAAACAGCTAAACCATCCTACGCATCTTGCAAAATATTTAACGAACATTTGGTGGCAGTTGAGAAAAAACGTGTGAATGTTTTGATGAAACAACCAATATATGTAGGTTTTTGCATTTTAGACTTATCCAAGTTTTTGATGTACGATTTCCATTATAACCATATGAAATCTCTGTATGGTGATAAAATTCGTGTGTGTTTTTCTGATACTGATAGTTTTTTATATCACGTTGAAACGGAAGATGTGTATGAAGATATGCATCAATATCAAGATATGTACGATACGAGTGATTATCCACCAGAACATTTTTTACATGACACcgaaaataaaaaagtaataggCAAATTCAAGGATGAAACAAGTGGAACCCCAATAAGTGAATTTGTTGGACTGAGATCGAAGATgtattcattttcttttgaagGTGGAGAAAAGCATACTGCAAAAGGAGTCACAAAAACTGCATCCAGAAAACTTAAAcatgaaatgtataaaaattgtctTTTCGATAAAACTGTTACACGTTCTGAAATGAATATAATAAGAAGCGAAAGCCATGTTTTATATTCcaaaactattaataaaaaatCATTAGTTCCTTTTGATGATAAAAGATGGATTTTAAATGATGGTGTGACAACGAGAGCCTTTGGACATAAAGATAACATATAA